One segment of Mycobacterium spongiae DNA contains the following:
- a CDS encoding aminotransferase class I/II-fold pyridoxal phosphate-dependent enzyme: MPVQIVQRSIAGTGAESIAASVEEAISRGDLAPGDALPSIRGLANQLGVNANTVAAAYRLLRDRGVVATSGRRGTRVRDRPASTPRSLRGLDVPAGVRDLSTGNPDPALLPIAAARFAPAKPARPIMYGEPAMSAELVESARGDLAADGVCADDLAVTSGALDGIERVLATHVRPGDTVAIEDPGWANLLDLLAALGLSAETVRVDDDGPLVSDVAWALDRGVRALIVTSRAQNPTGAALSAHRAGLLHSLLAERSDDLLLVEDDHGAGIAGERLHTLAGTTRRWAFVRSASKAYGPDLRLAVLAGDRRTVERVHGRLRLGPGWVSHVLQDLAVGLWTDEAARRLVRKAEQRYAENRTRLCAAVAERGVTAYGRSGLNVWIPVLDETVVITRLLNAGWAAAPGTRFRVRTPPGIRITIADLAGHEIDPLADAVAAAMHSTGPASV; encoded by the coding sequence GTGCCAGTACAGATCGTACAACGGAGCATAGCGGGAACGGGTGCAGAGTCCATCGCGGCTAGCGTCGAAGAGGCCATTTCCCGAGGCGATCTGGCGCCGGGCGACGCACTGCCCTCCATACGCGGCCTGGCCAACCAACTCGGCGTGAATGCCAACACCGTCGCCGCCGCCTACCGCCTGCTGCGCGATCGCGGGGTAGTCGCCACCTCGGGCCGGCGCGGCACCCGGGTGCGTGACCGGCCGGCGAGCACGCCCCGTTCGCTGCGTGGGCTTGACGTCCCCGCCGGCGTGCGCGACCTGTCAACCGGGAATCCGGACCCCGCGCTGCTACCGATCGCTGCCGCCCGATTCGCGCCGGCCAAACCAGCCCGCCCAATCATGTACGGCGAGCCGGCGATGTCAGCGGAGTTAGTCGAATCAGCTCGCGGTGACCTGGCCGCCGACGGTGTGTGTGCCGATGATCTCGCGGTAACCAGTGGCGCGTTGGATGGTATCGAGCGCGTACTCGCCACCCACGTCCGTCCGGGCGACACGGTGGCCATTGAGGATCCGGGTTGGGCAAACCTGCTTGATCTTCTTGCCGCACTTGGTCTTTCGGCCGAGACCGTTCGGGTTGACGACGACGGCCCCCTGGTTTCGGACGTGGCTTGGGCTTTGGACCGGGGTGTGCGGGCACTGATCGTCACCAGCCGTGCGCAGAACCCGACCGGGGCGGCCCTGTCTGCGCACCGTGCCGGCTTGCTGCACAGCCTGTTGGCGGAGCGCTCCGACGATCTGCTGCTCGTTGAAGACGACCATGGCGCGGGCATCGCCGGCGAGCGGCTGCACACACTCGCCGGGACCACCCGCCGCTGGGCCTTCGTGCGGTCGGCCTCCAAGGCGTACGGCCCCGACCTGCGGCTGGCCGTCCTTGCCGGCGACCGCCGCACCGTTGAGCGGGTACACGGTCGCCTTCGGCTGGGGCCGGGCTGGGTGAGTCATGTGTTGCAAGACCTGGCCGTCGGCTTGTGGACCGATGAGGCGGCGAGGCGCCTTGTCCGCAAGGCCGAACAGCGCTACGCGGAGAACCGTACGCGGCTCTGCGCGGCCGTGGCCGAGCGCGGTGTCACCGCCTACGGGCGATCGGGACTCAATGTGTGGATCCCGGTACTGGACGAGACGGTGGTCATCACCCGCCTGCTCAACGCGGGCTGGGCCGCCGCGCCCGGAACGCGGTTCCGGGTTCGCACCCCGCCCGGAATCCGCATCACCATTGCTGACCTCGCTGGCCACGAAATCGATCCGCTGGCCGACGCCGTGGCCGCTGCCATGCATTCGACCGGCCCCGCGAGCGTCTGA
- a CDS encoding nitroreductase family deazaflavin-dependent oxidoreductase, producing the protein MALSGEYAPSPLDWSREQADKYMGSGGTEGTELNGKPVVLLTTVGAKTGKLRKTPLMRVEHNGEYAIVASLGGAPRNPVWYYNVVANPRVELQDGTTTGDYDARQVFGDEKASWWERAVAVWPDYAGYQAKTDRQIPVFVLTPVR; encoded by the coding sequence ATGGCCCTTTCAGGTGAATATGCGCCCAGCCCGCTCGACTGGTCGCGCGAGCAAGCCGATAAATACATGGGATCAGGGGGAACCGAAGGCACCGAACTCAACGGAAAGCCCGTCGTTCTGCTGACCACTGTCGGAGCCAAGACCGGCAAGCTCCGTAAGACCCCGTTGATGCGAGTCGAGCACAACGGCGAATACGCAATCGTGGCATCCCTGGGCGGGGCACCCAGAAATCCCGTCTGGTACTACAACGTCGTGGCAAACCCACGCGTCGAGCTGCAGGACGGTACCACCACGGGTGACTACGACGCCAGACAAGTATTCGGCGACGAGAAGGCCAGCTGGTGGGAGCGCGCGGTGGCGGTCTGGCCGGACTATGCCGGCTACCAAGCCAAGACGGACCGCCAGATTCCGGTATTCGTGTTGACCCCAGTGCGCTAA
- the treZ gene encoding malto-oligosyltrehalose trehalohydrolase codes for MPEFRVWAPKPTLVRLDVEGVVHAMERSEDGWWHAVVAAPAGARYGYLLDDDPTVLPDPRSARQPDGVHARSALWEPPGPRGTTGTDADWPGRSVEGAVIYELHVGTFTAAGTFDSAIEKLDLLVDLGVEFVEVMPINSFAGTHGWGYDGVLWYSVHEPYGGPDGLVRFIDACHARGLGVVIDAVFNHFGPSGNYLPRFGPYLSSTTNPWGPGINICDADSDEVRRYIVGCALRWMRDFHADGLRLDAVQVLVDTTAVHILEELARETRWLSRQLGRPLSLIAESDQNDPRLITPPGAGGYGITAQWDDDIHHALHSAVSGERQGYYADFGSLATLARTLRRGYFHAGTYSSFRRRRHGRPLDTRTVPATRLVAYTCTHDQVGNRALGDRPSQSLTCGQLAVKAALVLGSPYTAMLFMGEEWGASSPFLFFSSHPEPELARATAEGRKAEFAEHGWEPGDVPDPQDPRTFQRSKLNWDEAGSGEHARLRCVYRDLIALRHNDPDFSDACLDHLTVDYNEYHRWIMMRRGRLAIVCNLAADTVRVPISGELMLAWSSPHIDSNTTALPPHSFAILRVDSDSLPQVDHAKW; via the coding sequence ATGCCTGAATTCCGAGTGTGGGCACCCAAACCCACGCTGGTCCGCCTCGACGTCGAGGGCGTCGTACACGCTATGGAACGATCCGAGGACGGGTGGTGGCATGCGGTCGTGGCCGCACCCGCCGGAGCCCGCTACGGCTACCTCCTCGATGACGACCCGACGGTGCTACCCGACCCGCGATCGGCCCGCCAACCCGACGGGGTCCACGCGCGTTCGGCGCTCTGGGAGCCGCCCGGCCCGCGTGGTACCACCGGGACCGACGCCGACTGGCCCGGCCGGTCGGTGGAGGGCGCGGTGATCTACGAACTGCACGTCGGCACCTTCACCGCGGCGGGAACCTTCGACTCGGCCATCGAAAAGCTTGACCTACTAGTCGATCTCGGAGTCGAATTCGTCGAGGTAATGCCAATCAACTCGTTTGCCGGCACCCACGGCTGGGGATACGACGGGGTGCTGTGGTACAGCGTGCACGAACCCTACGGTGGCCCCGATGGGCTGGTCCGGTTCATCGACGCATGCCACGCCCGTGGCCTGGGTGTTGTGATTGACGCGGTGTTCAACCACTTCGGCCCTTCGGGCAACTACCTTCCTAGGTTCGGCCCGTACTTGTCGTCAACGACCAACCCGTGGGGGCCGGGAATCAATATCTGCGATGCTGACTCCGACGAAGTGCGACGCTACATCGTCGGGTGCGCGCTGCGCTGGATGCGGGACTTTCATGCCGATGGACTGCGACTGGACGCGGTGCAAGTCCTGGTAGACACTACCGCGGTCCACATCCTCGAGGAGCTGGCCCGGGAGACGCGTTGGCTGTCGCGGCAGTTGGGCCGTCCGTTGTCGCTGATCGCCGAGAGTGACCAAAACGATCCGCGCCTGATCACGCCACCCGGGGCCGGTGGCTATGGGATCACCGCCCAATGGGACGACGACATTCATCACGCACTACACAGCGCGGTATCCGGCGAACGTCAAGGCTATTACGCCGACTTCGGATCGCTGGCCACCCTCGCACGCACACTACGGCGTGGCTACTTTCACGCTGGAACGTACTCGTCGTTCCGACGGCGGCGCCACGGGCGTCCGTTGGACACGCGGACAGTCCCCGCAACCAGGCTGGTGGCCTACACCTGCACCCACGATCAGGTCGGCAACCGCGCTCTCGGAGATCGCCCCTCCCAGAGCTTGACGTGCGGTCAACTGGCCGTCAAGGCCGCGCTGGTCCTAGGATCACCCTATACCGCAATGCTTTTCATGGGAGAAGAATGGGGCGCCTCGAGCCCGTTTCTGTTCTTCAGCTCGCATCCCGAACCCGAACTGGCTCGCGCGACTGCCGAGGGACGCAAGGCGGAATTCGCCGAACACGGTTGGGAGCCCGGCGATGTTCCGGACCCGCAAGATCCCCGGACATTCCAGCGCTCCAAGCTGAACTGGGACGAAGCCGGATCCGGCGAGCACGCCCGGTTGCGCTGCGTGTATCGCGATCTGATTGCATTGCGGCACAACGATCCTGACTTTTCCGACGCTTGCCTTGACCACCTCACGGTCGACTACAACGAATACCATCGCTGGATCATGATGCGCCGCGGCCGACTAGCGATCGTTTGCAACCTCGCCGCCGACACGGTACGGGTACCGATCAGCGGTGAGTTGATGCTTGCCTGGAGCTCACCGCACATCGACAGCAACACCACGGCGCTACCGCCACATTCGTTCGCGATACTGCGCGTCGATAGCGATTCCCTACCGCAGGTTGATCACGCCAAATGGTAA
- the ilvA gene encoding threonine ammonia-lyase, with protein MSAELSQSPSRSPLPRLSGADIDGAATRIAPVVTPTPLQPSDRLSAITGARVYFKREDLQIVRSYKLRGAYNLLVQLSDEELAAGVVCSSAGNHAQGFAYACRALRVRGRVYVPAKTPKQKRDRIRYHGGEFIELIVGGRTYDHAAAAALEDVERTGATLVPPYDDLRTIAGQGTIAVEVLAQLDEEPDLIVVPVGGGGCIAGITTYLAERTTNTAVLGIEPAGAAAMMAALAAGQPVTLDHVDQFVDGAAVNRAGTLTHAALAAAGDMVSITTVDEGAVCTAMLDLYQHEGIIAEPAGALSVAGLLEADIRPGSTVVCLISGGNNDVSRYGEVLERSLVHLGLKHYFLVDFPQEPGALRRFLDDVLGPNDDITLFEYVKRNNRETGEALVGVELGSAADLDGLLARMRATDIHVEALEPGSPAYRYLL; from the coding sequence GTGTCCGCCGAACTGAGCCAAAGCCCGAGCAGATCGCCCCTGCCTCGACTTTCTGGGGCTGACATTGACGGCGCGGCAACCCGCATTGCCCCGGTGGTCACGCCCACGCCCTTGCAGCCAAGCGACCGGCTGTCGGCGATAACTGGAGCGAGGGTCTACTTCAAGCGCGAAGACCTGCAGATAGTCCGTTCCTACAAGCTGCGCGGCGCCTACAACCTGTTGGTACAGCTTTCGGATGAAGAGCTGGCCGCTGGTGTGGTGTGTTCCTCGGCGGGTAACCATGCGCAAGGGTTCGCGTATGCGTGTCGCGCATTGCGGGTGCGCGGGCGCGTCTACGTCCCCGCCAAGACTCCGAAGCAGAAGCGTGACCGGATCCGCTACCACGGGGGAGAGTTCATCGAGCTGATCGTTGGTGGCAGAACCTACGATCATGCCGCCGCGGCGGCTCTCGAGGATGTCGAACGTACCGGCGCGACGCTGGTCCCGCCCTACGACGATCTGCGCACCATTGCTGGCCAAGGCACGATCGCCGTCGAGGTGCTCGCCCAACTCGACGAGGAGCCCGATCTGATCGTGGTGCCCGTCGGAGGCGGCGGCTGCATCGCTGGCATCACCACCTACTTGGCGGAGCGGACGACGAACACCGCGGTGCTGGGTATCGAACCGGCCGGGGCCGCCGCCATGATGGCCGCACTAGCTGCCGGCCAGCCGGTGACCCTGGATCACGTGGACCAATTCGTCGACGGTGCCGCGGTCAACCGGGCGGGCACGCTGACCCACGCTGCCCTGGCCGCCGCCGGCGACATGGTGTCGATCACGACCGTCGACGAGGGTGCGGTCTGCACGGCGATGCTTGACCTGTATCAGCACGAGGGCATCATCGCTGAACCGGCGGGCGCGCTATCGGTCGCCGGCCTGTTGGAGGCCGACATCCGACCCGGATCCACGGTGGTCTGCCTGATCTCGGGTGGCAACAACGACGTGTCCCGCTATGGCGAGGTGCTGGAGCGCTCGCTGGTCCACCTCGGCCTGAAGCACTATTTTCTGGTCGACTTCCCCCAGGAGCCGGGAGCGTTGCGCCGATTCCTCGATGATGTCCTTGGCCCCAACGACGACATCACCTTGTTCGAGTACGTCAAGCGCAACAATCGAGAAACCGGTGAGGCGCTCGTGGGCGTCGAACTCGGGTCGGCAGCCGATCTGGACGGCTTGCTGGCCCGGATGCGCGCCACGGACATTCATGTCGAGGCCCTCGAGCCGGGGTCGCCGGCCTACCGCTACCTGCTGTAG
- the treY gene encoding malto-oligosyltrehalose synthase has product MAFPVLATYRLQLRGPSSGYGFTFADAESLLDYFDDLGVSHLYLSPILTAVRGSSHGYDVTDTTKISTELGGPEGLARLSEAARARGMGLIVDIVPNHVGVEVPDQNAWWWDVLQFGQSSAYASYFDIDWELGDGRIILPLLGSDDAVSNLRVDGDVLRLGNVALPIAPGTGHGTGCQVHDRQHYRLVSWRRGLCGYRRFFSINSLAALRQEDRAVFLASHAEIARWVAEDIVDGVRIDHPDGLSDPVGYLTQLRELLGPHAWVVIEKILAVDEALDPTLPVDGTTGYDALREVGGVFVDPAGQAALTTLAESSGPGHRAGPARVAELKIDAAVDALATELTRLRRCIAASAGADHRLLPNAIAALLSHITVYRCDYPGQAATLPTALAQTNSAAPQLAPGLQLIAAAIAGGGEPATRLQQLCGAVTAKAVEDCMFYRDSRLVSLNEVGGNPDRFGVGLSEFHHRAATRARLWPHTMTTLSTHDTKRSEDVRARIGVLSQLPSLWAQFVSHAETVAPCPDITTGHFLLQNIFGVWPVHGQVGEQLRSRLHSYADKAIRESARHTSWRDPDAAFESAVHRWIDTILDGPAGKELTRLVAHVNSHAESDALGQKLLALTVPGIPDMYQGTELWDDSLVDPDNRRPVDYAARRAALKALQHRKIRVVAAALRVRRAHPDCFLDGEYSAVLATGPACDHIVAFRRGNDVVVAVTRWTVRLANTGWGDTVLPLPHGSWRDTLTERLVRDPAQAIELFADLPVVLLERVHA; this is encoded by the coding sequence ATGGCTTTTCCGGTTCTCGCCACCTACCGGTTGCAGCTACGCGGCCCGTCGAGCGGGTACGGGTTCACGTTCGCCGACGCGGAGAGCCTCCTCGACTACTTCGATGACCTCGGGGTGTCGCATCTCTACCTGTCCCCCATACTGACTGCGGTCCGCGGATCCAGCCACGGATACGACGTCACCGACACCACAAAGATCTCCACGGAACTGGGCGGCCCCGAGGGTTTGGCCCGGCTGTCGGAGGCCGCGCGGGCGCGCGGCATGGGGCTGATCGTCGACATCGTGCCCAACCATGTAGGGGTCGAGGTTCCCGACCAGAACGCGTGGTGGTGGGATGTCCTGCAATTCGGTCAGTCCTCCGCTTATGCGAGCTACTTCGATATCGATTGGGAGCTCGGCGACGGCCGAATAATTCTGCCGCTGCTAGGTTCAGACGATGCCGTCAGCAATCTCCGCGTCGACGGTGACGTGCTTCGACTCGGAAATGTGGCCCTACCGATCGCGCCCGGCACCGGCCACGGCACCGGCTGCCAGGTCCACGACCGCCAACACTATCGGCTGGTCTCCTGGCGGCGCGGACTCTGCGGCTACCGCCGGTTCTTCTCCATCAATTCCCTGGCCGCACTCCGTCAGGAAGACCGAGCAGTGTTCTTGGCCAGCCACGCCGAGATAGCTCGCTGGGTTGCGGAGGACATCGTCGACGGTGTGCGGATCGACCACCCTGACGGATTGTCTGATCCCGTCGGGTATCTGACGCAGCTGCGCGAGCTACTCGGCCCGCACGCGTGGGTCGTGATCGAAAAGATCCTGGCCGTAGACGAGGCGCTGGACCCGACACTGCCCGTCGACGGTACGACCGGTTATGACGCGTTGCGCGAGGTGGGCGGCGTCTTCGTTGATCCGGCCGGGCAGGCCGCGCTCACAACACTCGCCGAATCCTCGGGCCCGGGCCATCGCGCTGGGCCCGCGAGGGTGGCCGAACTCAAGATCGACGCGGCCGTGGACGCGCTAGCGACCGAACTCACGAGGTTACGGCGGTGCATCGCAGCCAGTGCCGGCGCCGATCATCGGCTGTTACCCAACGCAATCGCGGCCCTGCTCAGCCACATCACGGTGTATCGGTGCGACTATCCGGGCCAGGCCGCGACCCTGCCTACTGCTCTTGCGCAAACCAATTCCGCGGCGCCCCAACTTGCGCCCGGTTTGCAGCTGATTGCCGCAGCTATAGCCGGCGGCGGCGAGCCGGCGACCCGGCTGCAGCAGCTGTGCGGGGCGGTGACGGCCAAGGCCGTTGAGGATTGCATGTTCTATCGCGATTCTCGGCTCGTGTCGCTCAACGAGGTCGGTGGCAACCCCGATCGCTTTGGTGTCGGCCTTTCAGAATTCCACCACCGCGCCGCGACCCGGGCTCGGTTGTGGCCCCACACCATGACGACGCTGTCCACACACGACACCAAACGTAGCGAAGACGTGCGCGCCCGTATTGGAGTGCTGTCGCAGCTGCCATCGCTGTGGGCGCAGTTCGTTTCACACGCCGAGACGGTAGCGCCCTGCCCGGACATCACGACCGGGCACTTTCTGTTGCAGAACATCTTCGGCGTGTGGCCGGTGCACGGCCAGGTTGGCGAGCAACTACGAAGCCGGCTGCACTCCTATGCCGACAAAGCCATCAGGGAATCGGCACGACATACCTCATGGCGCGACCCGGACGCCGCCTTCGAGAGTGCCGTGCACCGCTGGATCGACACCATCCTTGACGGTCCAGCCGGCAAAGAACTGACCCGACTTGTCGCCCACGTCAACTCGCACGCCGAAAGCGACGCCCTGGGACAGAAACTGCTCGCGCTGACCGTGCCCGGAATCCCGGACATGTACCAGGGCACCGAGCTCTGGGACGACAGCCTGGTTGACCCGGACAACCGCCGTCCGGTCGACTACGCTGCTCGGCGCGCCGCTCTGAAGGCCTTGCAACACCGAAAAATACGAGTCGTTGCCGCAGCACTCCGCGTGCGGCGAGCCCATCCCGACTGCTTCCTCGACGGCGAATACTCTGCGGTGCTCGCCACCGGCCCAGCCTGCGATCACATCGTTGCGTTCCGCCGCGGCAATGACGTCGTCGTCGCAGTGACCCGCTGGACGGTACGCCTCGCGAACACGGGCTGGGGCGACACCGTGCTGCCGCTGCCGCACGGTTCTTGGAGAGACACCCTTACCGAACGCCTAGTGCGCGATCCGGCGCAGGCCATCGAACTGTTCGCGGACCTGCCGGTCGTCTTGCTGGAGCGCGTGCATGCCTGA
- a CDS encoding pyridoxamine 5'-phosphate oxidase family protein — MEAAYRPTLRTTPTRYAERARYDRQSVHDILDEALVCHVGYVNSGSPVVLPTTHARLGETLYLHGSTGSGPMLAARTAPSPGLPICVTATLLDGLVLARAAMHHSLNYRSVVVVGTARLVDDQAEKRRALQALLDHIRPGRSADCRAPNTRELAATGVLALDLVEVSAKVRNGGPSDDLEDRALPHWAGVVPLSLTAGTPEPASDLGGATPLPAYLR; from the coding sequence GTGGAAGCTGCATACCGACCCACGCTCCGGACTACCCCGACCCGCTACGCGGAACGCGCCCGCTACGACCGACAATCCGTTCACGACATCCTCGATGAAGCGCTGGTCTGCCACGTGGGCTATGTCAATTCCGGAAGCCCAGTAGTCTTGCCGACCACGCACGCCCGGCTCGGCGAAACGTTGTACCTCCACGGCTCCACCGGGAGCGGGCCCATGCTCGCAGCCAGGACAGCACCATCGCCGGGCCTACCCATCTGCGTCACCGCTACCCTCCTCGACGGGCTGGTCCTGGCCCGCGCGGCGATGCACCATTCGCTGAACTACCGCTCGGTGGTCGTAGTGGGTACCGCGCGGCTGGTCGACGACCAAGCGGAGAAGCGGCGGGCGCTGCAGGCGCTGCTCGATCACATCCGACCCGGTCGCTCCGCCGACTGCCGAGCCCCGAACACGCGCGAGCTAGCAGCTACCGGAGTGCTTGCGCTCGACCTCGTCGAGGTCTCCGCCAAGGTGCGCAACGGGGGCCCCTCCGACGACCTCGAAGACAGGGCGTTGCCGCACTGGGCCGGAGTGGTGCCGCTGAGCCTGACCGCCGGAACACCGGAGCCAGCCAGCGACCTCGGTGGCGCTACCCCGCTGCCGGCCTATCTGCGATGA
- a CDS encoding winged helix-turn-helix transcriptional regulator yields the protein MPETARRAFANCSVFGAIETVGDAWSWLLLSEAIIDGITRFASFQSRLGIARSTLSARLSSLCVNGLMDHDERGYRPTEMGADFFGCIMAAMAWADRWNTADRHISRRVAHIGCAQSIHAELRCAACGELVRARDVSFDRRPDPAVALSGVVTRRRAPGLDLLQRVRPNPTAATLQVIGDRWSALLIRECFYGSHRFDEFQQRLGIAPNILSHRLRRFDELGILTRTAYQHRPLRHQYRLTEKGLALYPVPLAMLAWGDRWVADGRPPVRLTHENCGRRLAPVLSCSACAAPIARSDTAFEDN from the coding sequence ATGCCCGAAACAGCTCGGCGCGCATTCGCGAATTGCTCGGTGTTCGGCGCCATCGAGACGGTGGGTGACGCCTGGTCCTGGCTGCTGCTCAGTGAGGCGATCATCGACGGCATCACGCGGTTCGCCTCCTTTCAGAGTCGTCTTGGGATTGCACGGTCGACGCTGAGCGCGAGGCTATCGTCGCTCTGCGTCAATGGGCTGATGGACCATGACGAGCGGGGCTACCGTCCCACCGAAATGGGCGCGGATTTCTTTGGTTGCATCATGGCCGCCATGGCGTGGGCCGACCGCTGGAATACGGCGGACCGGCACATCTCGCGACGAGTCGCCCACATCGGATGCGCTCAGTCAATCCACGCCGAACTGCGCTGCGCCGCCTGCGGTGAGCTGGTCCGAGCCCGCGACGTCAGCTTCGACCGGCGGCCAGATCCCGCCGTCGCGCTATCCGGCGTAGTGACCCGTCGTCGTGCACCTGGGCTTGACCTGTTGCAACGTGTCCGCCCTAATCCGACTGCTGCGACGTTGCAGGTCATCGGTGATCGTTGGAGTGCGCTGCTGATTCGCGAATGCTTCTACGGCTCACACCGTTTCGACGAATTCCAGCAGCGCCTTGGGATCGCTCCCAATATCCTTTCCCACCGCCTTCGGCGGTTCGACGAGCTGGGTATCCTCACCAGAACGGCATACCAGCACCGGCCGCTGCGACACCAGTATCGGCTCACCGAGAAGGGGCTGGCGCTGTATCCGGTGCCGCTCGCAATGCTCGCGTGGGGTGATCGCTGGGTGGCCGACGGCAGGCCTCCGGTGCGGCTCACGCACGAGAACTGTGGGCGGCGACTTGCTCCGGTTCTCAGTTGTAGCGCGTGCGCCGCCCCAATCGCGCGGTCCGACACAGCGTTTGAGGACAATTAG
- a CDS encoding enoyl-CoA hydratase/isomerase family protein produces the protein MRAELFRAWNQTSGSCLRNETSRPIVSLRKLRRLKEPAMSETDYQDLIFERTGPRTTITLNRPHRHNALDRALSTELNRAVRQVRDDRDCRILILRGAGDTFCAGDDITEFNTWGADDAYWQVRLYQETVQILEDLTAITIAAVDGVCTGGGLELTLVCDFVIATDRSRWGMPEIDWDITPGWGGTSRLPRYAGRRKAKEWNLIGALFGAQKAERYDLVNRIVTPDELDAEVDALAEVMLAKHPLTVRRTKFIMNKGIDLHVSGALAFEVPITPLAGRDGIADFTNRDARQRRRRLSRQFWQDPETAATP, from the coding sequence ATGCGCGCCGAGCTGTTTCGGGCATGGAACCAGACTAGCGGTAGTTGCTTGCGTAACGAGACTTCGAGGCCTATAGTCTCGTTACGCAAGTTACGCCGCCTGAAAGAGCCCGCGATGTCTGAGACCGACTACCAAGATCTGATCTTCGAGCGAACCGGCCCTCGAACGACGATCACGCTGAACCGTCCCCACCGCCACAATGCCCTCGATCGGGCACTGTCCACGGAGCTGAATCGCGCTGTGCGACAAGTTCGCGACGACCGGGACTGTCGCATTCTGATCTTGCGCGGTGCCGGCGATACGTTTTGCGCCGGTGACGACATCACAGAGTTCAACACCTGGGGCGCGGACGACGCCTACTGGCAAGTGCGGCTTTACCAGGAAACCGTGCAAATCCTTGAGGATCTGACGGCCATCACGATCGCCGCAGTGGACGGCGTCTGCACGGGCGGCGGTCTGGAACTCACCCTGGTCTGCGATTTCGTCATCGCTACCGACCGGTCACGGTGGGGCATGCCCGAGATCGACTGGGACATCACACCGGGCTGGGGCGGCACCTCGCGGCTGCCCCGCTACGCCGGTCGTCGCAAGGCCAAAGAATGGAACCTGATCGGTGCCCTATTCGGCGCCCAGAAAGCAGAACGCTACGACCTCGTCAACCGCATCGTCACCCCTGACGAGCTCGATGCCGAGGTCGACGCATTGGCCGAGGTCATGCTCGCCAAGCATCCCCTCACCGTGCGCCGCACGAAGTTCATCATGAACAAAGGTATCGATCTGCACGTGTCGGGAGCGCTCGCCTTTGAAGTGCCGATCACGCCATTGGCGGGTAGGGACGGCATCGCTGACTTCACGAATCGAGACGCCCGCCAACGGCGACGCCGGCTGTCACGACAGTTCTGGCAGGACCCGGAAACGGCAGCAACCCCGTAG
- a CDS encoding TetR/AcrR family transcriptional regulator, which yields MLSDVMRLFWQKGYEKVSMEEIVQVSGLNRYAIYQNWGGKAELYAMCLRQYSEMFIETAFAPLASGSGGLDDIRAAFDTSLALFDTGDSANGCMACRALVEPVYEAPAITEQVETHFSTIKTLFAQALARARERREIAEDADIDALAEYLVGIVQGAQLFGLRGVDKSTVDSYFRIAVAALQSRPSVVAAIGHGKKRHQDG from the coding sequence ATGCTCTCTGATGTGATGCGACTCTTCTGGCAGAAGGGCTACGAGAAGGTCTCTATGGAGGAGATCGTCCAGGTCAGTGGGCTCAACAGGTATGCGATCTATCAGAACTGGGGCGGCAAGGCCGAGCTCTACGCCATGTGCCTGCGGCAATACAGCGAGATGTTCATCGAGACCGCGTTTGCTCCTCTTGCCAGTGGCTCGGGCGGGCTCGACGACATCCGGGCGGCCTTCGATACGAGCTTGGCGTTGTTCGATACGGGCGACTCAGCTAACGGGTGCATGGCGTGCCGCGCCCTCGTCGAGCCCGTGTACGAGGCGCCGGCGATCACCGAGCAAGTTGAAACCCATTTCTCGACGATCAAGACGCTGTTCGCGCAGGCGCTTGCACGGGCGCGTGAACGCCGGGAGATAGCAGAAGACGCCGACATCGACGCGCTGGCCGAATACCTGGTTGGCATCGTCCAGGGAGCGCAGTTATTTGGGCTACGGGGCGTCGACAAGTCCACAGTTGATAGTTACTTCCGGATCGCGGTAGCGGCTCTACAGAGCCGACCATCAGTTGTCGCCGCGATCGGCCATGGCAAGAAGAGACACCAGGACGGCTAG